The following proteins are encoded in a genomic region of Paenibacillus sp. FSL H3-0469:
- a CDS encoding MFS transporter, producing MRDHLDKQLSFTSLKWFNFFVYGTVVLFTSFFPLYLQDVGMNKLEIGSLMSVGALVSIIANPFWGIWSDRYQNIRRIVLVMLTGTLVLTQLVFQANTYEMIYISILFFYFFQGPLFAQSNTMILSYIDGTSRSFGSFRLWGSLGWAFTAILAGPVIEWAGISVLSYLFASLLCAAMIALITLPKLDHSIGIAPLPFKGMSQIFHNPFFLCFILFGILVSIPNTMNNTFVSLYITELGGSKIMIGLAVFLSSILEMGVLLLCNYFLRRRIPVLLASLTLVSALFFLRWWLMADATTPLQVALIQVLHSITFGGFFYVGTQLTMLLVPRPYRSSGQALYTLTWSGISGILGGVLGGWMYQTLGAQTMYQSGALLALFGAIGFGMMWLTVIRGSYRPPADPEDELAED from the coding sequence TTGCGGGATCATCTCGATAAGCAGCTGTCTTTCACCTCTCTGAAATGGTTCAACTTCTTCGTATATGGAACGGTTGTCCTCTTCACCAGCTTCTTTCCCTTATATCTGCAGGATGTAGGAATGAATAAGCTGGAGATCGGGAGCCTGATGTCTGTAGGCGCTCTGGTATCCATTATTGCCAACCCCTTCTGGGGCATCTGGAGTGACCGGTATCAGAATATCCGGCGGATTGTCCTCGTCATGCTGACGGGAACGCTGGTCTTGACCCAACTTGTCTTTCAGGCTAATACATATGAAATGATCTACATATCCATTCTGTTCTTCTATTTCTTCCAGGGGCCGCTGTTCGCCCAGAGCAACACGATGATTCTCAGCTATATTGACGGAACCAGCCGCAGCTTTGGCTCTTTCCGGTTATGGGGATCGCTAGGCTGGGCTTTCACCGCCATCCTTGCCGGTCCCGTGATTGAATGGGCCGGTATCTCTGTGTTGTCGTATCTGTTTGCGTCACTGCTCTGTGCAGCGATGATTGCACTGATCACGCTGCCGAAGCTGGACCATTCGATCGGAATCGCCCCCTTGCCCTTCAAAGGCATGAGCCAGATCTTCCATAACCCGTTCTTCCTGTGCTTCATCCTCTTCGGCATCCTGGTCTCGATTCCGAATACGATGAATAACACCTTTGTGTCACTGTACATCACGGAGCTGGGCGGAAGCAAGATTATGATCGGTCTCGCTGTATTCCTGTCCTCCATCCTGGAGATGGGCGTGCTGCTCCTGTGCAATTACTTTCTCCGGCGCAGAATCCCGGTCCTGCTGGCCTCGCTCACGCTGGTCAGCGCGCTGTTCTTCCTGCGGTGGTGGCTGATGGCCGATGCAACGACCCCATTGCAGGTCGCACTTATTCAGGTGCTGCACTCCATTACCTTCGGCGGCTTCTTCTATGTAGGAACCCAGTTGACCATGCTGCTGGTGCCTAGGCCCTACCGTTCCTCTGGACAGGCTCTCTACACGCTCACCTGGAGCGGAATTTCCGGCATTCTAGGCGGCGTCCTCGGCGGCTGGATGTATCAGACCCTAGGCGCGCAGACGATGTATCAATCCGGTGCGCTTCTTGCCCTGTTCGGGGCAATCGGCTTCGGAATGATGTGGCTCACTGTCATTCGCGGCAGCTACCGCCCTCCGGCTGATCCAGAGGATGAGCTGGCGGAGGACTAG
- a CDS encoding glutamine--tRNA ligase/YqeY domain fusion protein has product MENQGTPSNFIKNVITEDLRSGKVKEVVTRFPPEPNGYLHIGHAKAIWINFTLADEFGGKTHLRFDDTNPLKEDTEYVNSIQEDVKWLGYEWEELRFASDYFGEMYARAELLIKKGKAYVDDLSAEQIREFRGTLTEPGQNSPYRERGAEENLDLFHRMKAGEFKDGEKVLRAKIDMSSPNINLRDPVIYRISHSHHHNTGDAWCIYPMYTFAHPLEDAIEHVTHSLCSLEFEDQRPFYDWVVAECEMEAAPHQYEFGRLNLAQTVTSKRKLKLLVDEGHVDGWDDPRMPTISGLRRRGYTPEAIRSFVHETGISKSQGLVDLQMLEHFIREDLKLTVPRTMSVLRPLKVVITNYPEGETEYFEIENNVENPEMGNRQIPFSREIYIERDDFMEVPPNKYFRLFPGNEVRLKNAYFIKCNDFIKDENGEVVELHCTYDPETKSGSGFTGRKVKGTLHWVDAGQAVPAEFRLYEPLISAEEAETDAEVEGLEASADKPEPTFLDQLNPKSIEILQGFVEPGLKDSVAQDKFQFFRHGYFNVDSKYSSPEHLVFNLIVSLKSSFQPKKG; this is encoded by the coding sequence GTGGAGAACCAGGGTACACCCTCCAATTTCATTAAGAACGTCATTACCGAAGATCTCCGCTCGGGTAAGGTTAAGGAAGTCGTCACCCGCTTTCCGCCGGAGCCGAACGGTTATTTACATATCGGACATGCCAAGGCGATCTGGATTAACTTCACGCTGGCGGATGAGTTCGGCGGCAAAACCCACCTGAGATTCGATGACACGAATCCGCTCAAGGAAGATACCGAATACGTCAACTCCATCCAGGAGGATGTGAAATGGCTCGGATATGAATGGGAGGAGCTGCGGTTTGCCTCGGATTATTTCGGGGAGATGTATGCGCGTGCCGAGCTGCTGATCAAGAAGGGCAAGGCCTATGTCGATGATCTCAGCGCCGAGCAGATCCGTGAATTCCGGGGCACGCTGACGGAGCCGGGGCAGAATAGCCCTTACCGCGAACGTGGAGCAGAAGAGAACCTCGATCTGTTCCACCGCATGAAGGCGGGAGAATTCAAGGACGGCGAGAAGGTGCTGCGCGCCAAAATTGACATGTCCTCTCCTAACATCAATCTGCGTGACCCGGTCATCTACCGGATCTCCCACTCCCATCACCACAATACGGGGGACGCATGGTGCATTTATCCGATGTATACCTTCGCACATCCGCTGGAGGATGCCATTGAGCATGTCACCCATTCCCTCTGTTCCCTGGAGTTCGAGGATCAGCGCCCGTTCTATGACTGGGTTGTCGCGGAATGTGAGATGGAGGCTGCGCCGCATCAATATGAATTCGGACGCCTTAATCTGGCCCAGACGGTTACGAGCAAGCGCAAGCTGAAGCTGCTGGTCGATGAAGGCCATGTGGACGGCTGGGATGATCCCCGCATGCCGACGATCTCCGGGCTGCGCCGCCGCGGCTATACGCCGGAGGCCATCCGCAGCTTCGTGCATGAGACTGGTATCTCCAAGAGCCAGGGGCTGGTGGATCTGCAGATGCTGGAGCACTTCATCCGTGAAGATCTCAAGCTGACGGTTCCCCGGACGATGTCTGTGCTGCGGCCGCTGAAGGTGGTTATTACGAATTATCCCGAAGGCGAGACCGAATACTTCGAAATTGAGAACAATGTGGAGAACCCGGAGATGGGCAACCGCCAGATTCCGTTCTCCCGTGAGATCTATATTGAACGCGATGACTTCATGGAGGTTCCGCCGAATAAGTATTTCCGCTTGTTCCCCGGCAATGAAGTACGCCTTAAGAATGCTTATTTCATCAAGTGCAACGACTTCATCAAGGATGAGAACGGCGAAGTGGTGGAGCTGCATTGTACCTATGATCCTGAGACGAAGAGCGGCAGCGGGTTCACCGGCCGCAAGGTTAAGGGAACGCTGCACTGGGTAGATGCAGGACAGGCTGTGCCGGCGGAATTCCGCCTCTATGAGCCGCTGATCTCTGCTGAAGAGGCGGAGACGGATGCCGAAGTAGAAGGTCTGGAAGCTTCCGCGGACAAGCCGGAGCCAACCTTCCTGGATCAGCTGAATCCGAAGTCCATCGAGATCCTGCAGGGCTTCGTGGAGCCTGGGCTGAAGGACAGTGTGGCGCAGGACAAGTTCCAGTTCTTCCGTCACGGGTACTTCAACGTAGACAGCAAGTATTCATCGCCGGAGCATCTGGTGTTCAATCTGATTGTATCCCTCAAAAGCTCCTTCCAGCCCAAGAAAGGCTAG
- a CDS encoding DUF2164 domain-containing protein, which yields MQPVKLPKEQREMITENIRAYFEAERGETIGHLAADNLLEFFLKELGPAIYNGALSDCRTLALQRMQALEEDIYALEWQKR from the coding sequence ATGCAACCGGTAAAACTGCCTAAAGAGCAGCGGGAGATGATTACGGAGAATATCCGTGCCTACTTCGAGGCGGAGCGCGGGGAAACGATCGGCCACCTGGCCGCAGACAATCTGTTGGAGTTCTTCCTGAAGGAGCTGGGACCGGCGATCTATAACGGGGCGCTTAGCGACTGCCGTACGCTTGCCCTCCAGCGCATGCAGGCCCTGGAGGAAGACATCTACGCCTTGGAGTGGCAGAAGCGTTAG
- a CDS encoding GNAT family protein — MFNYVIDEELKLKLLMPEHARQMFALVERSRHRLRQWLPWVDGVTEQAHLTTFIKNSVKQGIDNGGFTAGLWVREELAGIIGYHEIDWHNRSVGIGYWLGEGYEGQGYMTSACRVFVDYALLELELNRIEIRCATGNLASRAIPERLGFIFEGVIRQAEKLPAGYVNHAVYGLLRSEWKLLG; from the coding sequence ATGTTTAATTATGTCATAGATGAAGAGCTGAAGCTGAAGCTGCTCATGCCGGAGCATGCCCGTCAGATGTTCGCTCTGGTGGAACGCTCCCGCCACCGGCTCAGGCAATGGCTGCCTTGGGTGGATGGCGTAACCGAGCAGGCTCATCTTACCACGTTCATCAAGAACTCCGTGAAGCAGGGCATTGATAACGGGGGCTTCACCGCCGGACTATGGGTGCGGGAGGAACTGGCCGGAATTATCGGCTATCACGAGATTGACTGGCATAACCGTTCGGTCGGCATCGGCTACTGGCTGGGAGAAGGCTATGAGGGACAAGGCTATATGACCAGCGCCTGCCGGGTCTTTGTCGATTACGCCCTGCTGGAGCTTGAGCTCAACCGCATCGAGATCCGCTGCGCTACAGGCAACCTGGCCAGCCGAGCGATCCCCGAACGGCTGGGATTCATCTTCGAAGGAGTCATCCGCCAGGCCGAGAAGCTGCCTGCCGGTTATGTGAACCACGCAGTGTACGGCCTGCTGCGCAGCGAATGGAAGCTGCTGGGCTGA
- a CDS encoding MOSC domain-containing protein, whose product METEIKMQVVSLNVGKPKTVEYRGKPLDTGIYKLPVAGPLALRVGGFTGDGQADLVNHGGPDKAVCVYPLEHYAHWEERLGRKLEYSAFGENITARGLLETEVCIGDVLEIGTALLEVSQPRFPCFKLTQKHGPADMPAQVLSTGYSGFYLRVLREGSLAAGDPIVKLASGAGRIPVRQVLYSMEHGRKDHTGLAELARLESLAAGLRERFRGWLAAAES is encoded by the coding sequence ATGGAGACTGAGATTAAGATGCAAGTCGTCTCGCTGAATGTCGGCAAGCCGAAGACGGTGGAGTACCGCGGCAAGCCGCTGGACACCGGAATCTACAAGCTGCCGGTAGCCGGGCCGCTTGCGCTTCGGGTGGGCGGGTTCACCGGGGACGGGCAAGCGGATCTGGTCAACCACGGAGGCCCCGACAAGGCGGTCTGTGTCTATCCGCTGGAGCATTATGCCCATTGGGAGGAGCGGCTGGGCCGGAAGCTGGAATATTCCGCCTTCGGCGAGAATATCACGGCGCGTGGACTGCTGGAGACTGAGGTGTGCATCGGGGATGTGTTAGAGATCGGTACAGCACTGCTGGAGGTGAGCCAGCCGCGCTTCCCGTGCTTCAAGCTCACGCAAAAGCATGGACCGGCAGATATGCCGGCCCAAGTGCTGTCCACCGGCTACAGCGGCTTCTACCTCCGCGTGCTGCGCGAAGGCAGCCTTGCAGCCGGGGACCCGATCGTGAAGCTTGCGAGCGGAGCAGGCCGTATCCCGGTGAGGCAGGTCCTGTACTCTATGGAGCACGGACGCAAGGACCATACCGGACTCGCGGAGCTTGCCCGCCTGGAGAGCCTTGCGGCTGGCCTCCGGGAGCGGTTCCGGGGCTGGCTGGCTGCGGCGGAGAGCTAG
- a CDS encoding GNAT family N-acetyltransferase, whose protein sequence is MQPINRDAALLIRPSEIRDARELIVLDNMIWTENTTPGPLMWRSREDYLLHAPPGSQLVALQNGELCGYVGFGCPSGMESNRHVCEVNIAVHPRFQRLGVGTRLIAEIKRHAAKHGIRKLRLRVLSCNTPALKFYRKCGFEEEGRLREEFYLSGRYVDEVFMSCWLTGGEGDGD, encoded by the coding sequence ATGCAACCAATCAACAGAGATGCTGCGCTGCTTATCCGGCCCTCCGAAATCAGGGATGCCCGTGAGCTGATCGTGCTGGATAATATGATCTGGACGGAGAATACAACCCCGGGTCCGCTGATGTGGCGCTCGCGGGAGGACTATCTGCTGCATGCGCCGCCCGGCTCCCAGCTGGTAGCCTTGCAGAACGGGGAGCTATGCGGTTATGTCGGCTTCGGCTGTCCCAGCGGGATGGAGAGCAACCGCCATGTATGCGAGGTGAATATCGCTGTGCACCCGCGCTTTCAGCGGCTGGGTGTAGGCACGCGGCTGATTGCGGAGATTAAGCGCCATGCCGCCAAGCATGGTATCCGCAAGCTGCGTCTGCGTGTGCTGTCCTGCAATACACCGGCGCTTAAGTTCTACCGCAAATGCGGATTCGAGGAAGAGGGACGGCTGCGGGAGGAATTCTACTTAAGCGGACGTTATGTGGATGAAGTATTTATGAGCTGCTGGCTGACGGGAGGAGAAGGGGATGGAGACTGA
- a CDS encoding MFS transporter — protein MRFMQAYPKEIKVFLIASLINATGSALMWPLVTMYVFDELGRSMKDAGIVLLVQSLGGIAGQLLGGSLYHKVGVNRLIVGALAMNALTLFALPWASGSWSVFIIVMGLMGLFNSLSLPAIQAFIGFRFAEQRAELFNIIYVANNIGVALGTSLSGFLGNYMLSFVLNGVTSAVFAGFFFVYLRKVGAAPAQGKAAKKQPQNEGSGWKLLGHIRIYLFMALGSMFLLIGNSIWNSGVSPFIISEGWSKQLYGFLWTLNGVLIFAAQPLVSLIKRGFAQTSTAQMTASAVFYLAGYAVILMMPSYPGMLLGMVLATLGEMLISPAMPSFISEHAQRSAPFYLGLSGGIGAIGRVIGPYLMGVQFDRGGLAPTAWLACGMAVLSVGYFAVHAYINRSAVQPERRTA, from the coding sequence ATGAGATTCATGCAGGCCTATCCGAAGGAAATTAAAGTATTCTTGATTGCCAGTCTTATTAATGCTACCGGCAGTGCGCTGATGTGGCCGCTGGTTACGATGTATGTATTCGATGAACTGGGACGCAGTATGAAGGACGCGGGGATCGTTCTGCTGGTGCAGTCACTTGGCGGGATTGCCGGTCAGCTGCTGGGCGGCTCGTTGTACCATAAGGTAGGGGTCAACCGCCTGATTGTCGGTGCTCTGGCCATGAATGCTCTGACGCTGTTTGCCCTCCCGTGGGCAAGCGGAAGCTGGAGCGTATTCATTATCGTGATGGGGCTGATGGGGCTGTTCAACTCCCTCTCCCTCCCGGCCATTCAGGCGTTTATCGGCTTCCGGTTCGCGGAGCAACGGGCAGAGCTGTTCAATATCATCTATGTTGCCAATAATATAGGGGTAGCCCTGGGAACTTCGCTGAGCGGCTTCCTGGGCAATTATATGCTGAGCTTTGTGCTCAACGGGGTTACCTCGGCCGTATTTGCCGGATTCTTCTTCGTCTATCTGCGCAAGGTAGGGGCGGCACCGGCTCAGGGCAAAGCCGCTAAGAAGCAGCCGCAGAATGAAGGTTCCGGCTGGAAACTTCTCGGCCATATACGGATCTACCTGTTCATGGCGCTGGGCTCGATGTTCCTGCTGATCGGTAATTCGATCTGGAACAGCGGAGTCTCGCCGTTCATTATCTCGGAGGGCTGGTCGAAGCAGCTATACGGCTTCCTCTGGACGCTGAACGGCGTGCTGATCTTCGCGGCGCAGCCGCTGGTCAGCCTGATCAAGCGCGGGTTCGCGCAGACGTCAACCGCGCAGATGACAGCAAGCGCCGTCTTTTACCTGGCCGGGTATGCTGTCATTCTGATGATGCCAAGCTATCCGGGGATGCTGCTGGGCATGGTGCTGGCTACGCTTGGGGAGATGCTGATCTCTCCGGCGATGCCTTCCTTCATCTCGGAGCATGCCCAGCGCAGCGCGCCGTTCTATCTCGGGCTTAGCGGCGGGATTGGTGCAATCGGCCGTGTCATCGGGCCCTATCTGATGGGCGTCCAGTTCGACAGGGGCGGTCTTGCGCCAACCGCCTGGCTGGCTTGCGGCATGGCCGTGCTGTCCGTGGGATACTTCGCGGTCCACGCCTATATCAATCGTTCGGCTGTACAGCCTGAGCGCAGGACTGCATAA
- a CDS encoding formate/nitrite transporter family protein, giving the protein MAYNKPQGIAEVTVENGVKKAHNPLSTVLILGFLGGAFIALGFLLDIRVIAGAPAEWGSIANFIGAAVFPVGLILVLLAGGELLTGNMMAVPLAFIAKKISFLEVIKNLVLITLSNLAGALFVAYFFGHIVGLTSDGVYLEKLVSMAEHKIDATFLQAFISGIGCNWLVALAVWLSYGADNFSGKILGIWFPTMAFVAIGFQHVVANMFLIPAAIFEGHFTWGQYVANFVPVWLGNLTGGAIFVAAAYWMAYLRKEPGAVSSAAGVPAAGLKKHA; this is encoded by the coding sequence ATGGCTTATAACAAACCGCAGGGAATCGCTGAAGTGACGGTAGAGAACGGAGTCAAGAAGGCACATAATCCGCTTAGCACTGTACTCATTCTCGGTTTTCTGGGAGGAGCGTTTATTGCGCTCGGATTTTTGCTGGATATTCGTGTCATTGCCGGTGCGCCTGCCGAGTGGGGGTCCATCGCTAACTTCATCGGGGCTGCGGTGTTCCCGGTTGGACTCATTCTGGTGCTGCTTGCCGGAGGGGAACTGCTGACAGGCAATATGATGGCGGTGCCACTGGCGTTCATTGCGAAGAAGATCTCGTTCTTGGAAGTGATCAAGAATCTGGTGCTGATCACGCTCAGCAACCTGGCAGGCGCCTTGTTCGTCGCTTATTTCTTCGGTCACATCGTTGGCCTTACATCAGATGGTGTGTATCTGGAGAAGCTGGTAAGTATGGCGGAGCATAAGATCGACGCTACGTTCCTGCAGGCTTTTATCTCCGGGATCGGCTGTAACTGGCTGGTAGCGCTGGCGGTATGGCTGTCGTACGGGGCAGACAATTTCAGCGGCAAAATCCTCGGTATCTGGTTCCCGACCATGGCGTTTGTGGCCATCGGCTTCCAGCACGTTGTAGCTAACATGTTCCTTATCCCTGCTGCGATCTTCGAAGGACATTTCACCTGGGGCCAGTATGTGGCCAACTTCGTTCCGGTCTGGCTGGGCAATCTGACGGGCGGCGCGATCTTCGTGGCTGCTGCGTACTGGATGGCCTATCTGCGCAAAGAGCCGGGAGCAGTGAGCTCGGCTGCAGGCGTCCCTGCTGCGGGCTTGAAGAAACACGCTTAA
- a CDS encoding nuclear transport factor 2 family protein, giving the protein MVSQEVQDIIETYIRAYNSFDIQGMVDLMHQNIIFRNISDGVTTTETSGIPAFRALAEQSSTMFSSRRQIIIGYSAGPDNNVEVAIDYEGILVVDMPGGLSAGDMLRLKGTSIFGIKDGEIVLIEDRS; this is encoded by the coding sequence ATGGTTAGCCAAGAAGTACAGGACATCATTGAAACGTATATCAGGGCATATAATTCTTTTGACATTCAAGGCATGGTTGACCTGATGCACCAGAATATCATTTTCCGGAATATTTCGGATGGGGTAACCACCACGGAAACCAGCGGCATCCCGGCATTCCGGGCATTGGCTGAGCAATCATCAACGATGTTCTCCAGCCGCCGCCAGATCATTATCGGGTACAGCGCAGGACCTGACAATAATGTTGAGGTGGCCATTGATTATGAAGGCATTCTTGTCGTAGATATGCCTGGAGGATTATCGGCCGGTGATATGCTGCGGCTAAAGGGAACGTCTATATTCGGCATTAAGGATGGAGAAATTGTGTTGATTGAGGACCGCAGCTGA
- a CDS encoding FAD-dependent oxidoreductase gives MKVAVIGCTHAGTAAIVNTAQLYPDAQITVYERNDNISFLSCGIALYVGGVVKDPQGLFYSSPEQLAALGVQTKMRHEVINIDTAGKTLKARNLVTGEEMEDTYDKLIMTTGSWPIVPKLEGIEMEGILLSKNYNHSNTIIEEAQKVNRITVVGAGYIGVELVEAFQMNGKEVTLIDGEDRILSKYLDEEFTAPIQQSLEDHGIKLALGEKVASFAGENGRVTKVITSKGEHETDLVILCIGFRPNTELLKGQVDMLPNGAIMVNDYMQTSLPDVYAAGDSCAIHYNPTGKHAYIPLATNAVRMGTLVARNLVSNTIPYMGTQGTSGIKIYEDNIAGTGLTEEAAAAEGMDTESVMLIDNYRPEFMPTFEQVQVKVVFDRATRRILGAQIMSKMDLTQSINTVSVCIQNKMTVDQLAFIDFFFQPHYNKPWNFLNTAGLQALPKPAPVKEPVHA, from the coding sequence ATGAAAGTAGCAGTCATTGGATGTACCCACGCCGGAACGGCCGCCATTGTAAATACCGCACAGTTATACCCGGATGCACAGATCACGGTGTATGAGCGTAACGATAATATCTCATTCCTGTCTTGCGGCATTGCCTTATACGTTGGCGGTGTGGTCAAGGACCCGCAGGGACTCTTCTATTCCTCCCCGGAACAGCTGGCCGCGCTGGGTGTGCAGACGAAGATGCGCCATGAGGTAATCAACATTGACACCGCCGGCAAAACCCTGAAAGCCCGTAACCTCGTGACCGGCGAGGAAATGGAAGATACTTATGACAAACTAATTATGACAACAGGCTCATGGCCGATCGTGCCTAAGCTCGAAGGGATAGAGATGGAGGGCATCCTGCTCTCGAAGAACTACAATCACTCCAACACCATTATCGAAGAAGCGCAGAAGGTGAACAGAATTACTGTGGTCGGTGCCGGATATATCGGGGTCGAGCTGGTGGAGGCTTTTCAGATGAACGGCAAGGAAGTTACGCTGATTGATGGGGAAGACCGCATCCTGAGCAAATATCTCGATGAAGAGTTCACCGCACCGATCCAGCAGTCGCTTGAGGATCACGGCATTAAGCTGGCGCTGGGCGAAAAGGTTGCCTCCTTCGCAGGGGAGAACGGCAGAGTGACCAAGGTGATTACGAGCAAGGGTGAGCATGAGACGGATCTGGTGATTCTCTGCATCGGCTTCCGTCCAAATACCGAGCTGCTGAAGGGTCAAGTGGATATGCTGCCGAATGGCGCGATTATGGTGAACGATTATATGCAGACCAGCCTGCCTGATGTCTATGCTGCCGGTGACAGCTGTGCGATTCATTACAATCCAACGGGTAAGCACGCATACATTCCGCTGGCCACCAATGCAGTGCGTATGGGAACGCTGGTCGCCCGCAACTTGGTCTCGAACACGATCCCTTACATGGGTACGCAAGGAACGTCGGGCATCAAGATCTATGAAGACAATATTGCCGGAACCGGACTGACGGAAGAGGCGGCCGCAGCCGAGGGAATGGATACGGAAAGTGTGATGCTGATCGACAACTACCGTCCGGAGTTCATGCCAACCTTCGAGCAGGTTCAGGTAAAAGTGGTCTTTGACCGTGCCACCCGCCGCATTCTGGGCGCGCAGATTATGTCCAAGATGGATCTGACGCAGTCGATCAATACCGTATCGGTCTGCATCCAGAATAAGATGACCGTTGACCAGCTGGCCTTCATCGACTTCTTCTTCCAGCCGCACTACAACAAGCCTTGGAACTTCCTGAACACCGCAGGCCTCCAGGCTCTGCCTAAGCCTGCTCCGGTCAAGGAGCCTGTCCACGCTTAA
- a CDS encoding formate--tetrahydrofolate ligase: MRLITEVASAAGIKEEHLELYGKYKSKLAPSLWAELKHEPDGKLVLVTAMNPTPAGEGKTLTTIGLAQAMNAAGVRTVAALREPSLGPCLGMKGGATGGGKAQIVPADEINLHFTGDIHAVSAAHNLLSAMIDNHLFQGNSLGLDPQRIVWKRVMDMNDRSLRNIVTGLGDGNGTVRESGFQITTASEIMAVLCLCSDLADLKQRLSRILVGYDHSGQPVTAQAIGAVEAMTALLKEAVKPNLVQTLEGTPVIVHGGPFANIAHGCSSVIGTRYALKLGDVVVTEAGFGADLGAEKFMDIKCRQAGLAPAAAVLVVTVKSLKYNGGVRKEELYEGNRPALLSGLSNMERHIENLRKFGVPVLVALNHFEGDAPAEVNEVLEACGRLGVPAAVSKVWAEGSAGGQELAKELLKLLDREEPVQYAPLYDDHLDIPSKINRIVTEIYRGAGVAFSPAAKRSLAIIDRLGLNHLQVCMAKTPYSFSDQPRLLGAPEGFTMGVRDITLSLGAGFAVVITGNMVTMPGLPAKPAAEGILVDEDGVISGLE; encoded by the coding sequence ATGAGGTTAATTACAGAGGTAGCATCGGCAGCGGGGATTAAGGAAGAGCATCTGGAACTGTACGGCAAATATAAAAGCAAGCTGGCGCCCTCGCTCTGGGCAGAGCTGAAGCATGAGCCGGACGGCAAGCTGGTTCTGGTTACCGCAATGAATCCTACACCGGCAGGTGAAGGCAAGACGCTGACGACGATTGGACTTGCTCAGGCGATGAATGCAGCGGGTGTACGTACGGTGGCTGCGCTGCGTGAACCTTCGCTTGGTCCCTGTCTGGGGATGAAGGGCGGAGCGACCGGGGGCGGCAAGGCGCAGATTGTTCCGGCAGATGAGATTAACCTGCATTTCACAGGGGATATCCATGCGGTGAGCGCAGCCCATAACCTGCTCTCGGCGATGATCGACAATCATTTGTTCCAGGGCAACAGCCTGGGGCTTGATCCGCAGCGCATCGTCTGGAAACGAGTTATGGATATGAATGACCGCAGCCTGCGGAATATCGTGACCGGCCTTGGCGACGGCAACGGAACTGTGCGGGAGAGCGGTTTTCAGATTACAACAGCCTCCGAGATTATGGCCGTGCTGTGCCTGTGCAGCGACCTTGCGGATCTGAAGCAGCGGCTCAGCCGCATTCTGGTCGGATATGACCACTCAGGTCAGCCGGTAACCGCACAGGCGATTGGAGCTGTGGAGGCGATGACTGCGCTATTGAAGGAGGCGGTGAAGCCGAATCTGGTGCAGACGCTGGAAGGAACCCCGGTCATTGTGCATGGCGGCCCGTTCGCCAATATTGCCCACGGCTGCAGCAGTGTGATCGGAACCCGCTACGCGCTGAAGTTGGGCGATGTGGTGGTGACCGAGGCAGGCTTCGGCGCAGATCTGGGCGCGGAGAAATTCATGGATATCAAATGCCGCCAGGCAGGGCTTGCTCCTGCGGCTGCTGTCCTGGTGGTAACGGTGAAGTCGCTGAAATACAACGGCGGCGTCCGCAAGGAAGAGCTGTATGAGGGCAACCGGCCGGCGCTGCTCTCCGGATTGTCCAATATGGAGCGTCATATTGAGAATCTGCGCAAGTTTGGCGTGCCTGTGCTGGTGGCGCTGAATCATTTTGAGGGGGATGCCCCTGCGGAAGTGAATGAGGTGCTGGAGGCCTGCGGGCGGCTGGGGGTACCTGCTGCGGTATCCAAGGTATGGGCGGAGGGAAGCGCGGGCGGACAGGAGCTGGCGAAGGAGCTGCTGAAGCTGCTGGACCGGGAGGAGCCTGTGCAGTACGCACCGCTGTATGATGACCATCTGGATATTCCGTCCAAAATCAACCGCATCGTCACGGAGATCTACCGTGGAGCGGGAGTAGCCTTCTCTCCGGCCGCTAAGCGTAGTCTGGCTATTATTGACCGGCTGGGCCTGAACCATCTTCAGGTCTGCATGGCCAAAACCCCGTATTCCTTCTCGGATCAGCCCCGGCTGCTCGGAGCCCCGGAAGGCTTCACCATGGGCGTCCGGGACATCACCCTGTCCCTCGGGGCGGGATTCGCTGTAGTGATCACTGGCAACATGGTCACGATGCCGGGCCTCCCCGCCAAGCCTGCGGCAGAAGGAATACTGGTGGATGAGGATGGCGTAATTTCCGGTCTGGAATAA